The genomic window CATTCGGCAGCCGTTCCTTCATTTCTAATGCAATTTGACAAAACTTTTCATCCCATTCTCCGCAAAGAAGCAACGTCGGAATAGAAAGACTGGTTAGGTGCTCCCACCAAGATGGCTGGTTTCCTGTCCCCATGCCGCGCAAACTATTTGCTAGCCCTTTGGCCGAGTGACTTAGCCGTTCGCGGCGAATGTTTTCTTGCTGTTCGAACGGAAGTTGTTTTTGTGTCGCAAAAAGGGGAAGTTGTTCCCATTTTTCTACAAAAGCAGCAACACCATATTGCTCAATCATTATGGCCAATACTTCATCGCTCTTTCTTCGTATGTTTCGTTCTTCTTCGGTTTTTAATCCTGGCGAACTGCTCTCCAATATAAGCATTCTTACACATTGTGGATACCGAATCGCAAACGTTAGCGCCAACCGCCCGCCCATTGAATAGCCAAGGACGTCCACTTTTTCTATTCCTAATTGCTTTAGTAATTCATAAAGGTCGATAGCGACGCTTTCGATCGTATATCGGTCGATATCGTCTGGGCTGTCCGTTTTTCCGTGACCAATAATATCTATCATCACCAACTTCCGCTCCTTCCATTCTGAAAGAAACGGATACCATGTTTGGACACTTCCAGTAAACCCATGCAACAGTAAAAGCGGTTCTCCCTCACCTACCACTTCTACATAATATGACACACCGCGAACTAACACGTTCATCATTTCCCTCTTTTCTCAAGAAACTTGGCGATTTCCTGGGAAACAATATTCCACAAAAAGCGATGTTTTGCGACATTTTCTTCTCTCGATGTACATAATTCGATGACATGTAATCCCTTGCTATGGACGGAGTGTTGAACATAA from Anoxybacillus amylolyticus includes these protein-coding regions:
- the menH gene encoding 2-succinyl-6-hydroxy-2,4-cyclohexadiene-1-carboxylate synthase, with the protein product MNVLVRGVSYYVEVVGEGEPLLLLHGFTGSVQTWYPFLSEWKERKLVMIDIIGHGKTDSPDDIDRYTIESVAIDLYELLKQLGIEKVDVLGYSMGGRLALTFAIRYPQCVRMLILESSSPGLKTEEERNIRRKSDEVLAIMIEQYGVAAFVEKWEQLPLFATQKQLPFEQQENIRRERLSHSAKGLANSLRGMGTGNQPSWWEHLTSLSIPTLLLCGEWDEKFCQIALEMKERLPNAKLLKISHAGHAIHVEQPKIFAKIVNEFIEKGGKENGD